CTTCAGCCGGTCCCCACCACGCATGATCTTTACTACCATCACCAACTTGATAGTAGTAAACATATTTGCTTGGATGACATTTTACAAAATAGTCGTTTGCCCATTCAATCTGTTTCAATATCCAGTCCAATTGTCCGCTTTTAACAAATGCATCTTTGTATTCATATACTGCCCACGACAACATTGCTGCTGTGTATGACATTGGCAAATTAAACTTAACATGATCACCAGCATCATACCAGCCACCTGTTAAATCAAGTCCATTGTCTTGCCCATCTTTAAGTCCAGAGTCACCACGCCAGTTGTTTCTTATCCAGCTTGGCAGTTTACCTGACATCTGGAATTCATAGAACATTATAGCCTTTTGCAAAGCTTCACCATAATTGTAGGCACCCGCCTGTGCCTTCTGCAATGGCATAACGCCCGTAAACATAACCAGAATAAAAATGAGCGCTACCACCATCGCACTTACTTTTCTGAAACGTCTCATTTGATTTAAACCTCCTCTACTAATGTATATTTTATTTTCAATTTTATTATAATATCCAAAAGCACGCAAGTTCAATTGAATTTTTTTGTTTATATTGTTTGCTTTTTTGTAGGGATTAACACTATTATAAAGTGCTTATTTTTCTTAAAATTGCTATAATTAAAGTATCATTTACTTAATTACATATCATTTGGAACTGTTTTTGTGTATTTTTTTGATATTCAATGTCAATAAAATGCAACTTCATCGTTTCAAAAAATAAACACGTACAAATCATATAGAAAATTTACATTACAAATGTCATTTATTGCACATAACAAATTTTCTTTGTCTTATTAATTATAAAAATTTTTAACATTTTGTTTAATATTTTGTCTGCAAAATTTTATAACTCAACTTTTTCAGTTAGGATTTTATATTTGTCATAATCTCCTGACACTATTCTTTATCCTCATCAATCTTGACAACTTGCTTCTCTTCAATTAACATGTTTGATATAAAATTGTGTTGCATAAAAGAAACAGTTAATTTTCATTGCAATGCAAACCGATTTTGAAAACTGAATATTTTCGATAGGCTGCTTTACCATCAAGCAGGTGCCACATATGTGGCTTAATAGGGAAAGCGGTGAAAATCCGCTGCAGCCCCCGCTACTGTGAGCAGTGACATGCCCTTAAATTAAACGCCACTGGAAAGTCTGGTTCTGCAAAAATCAATTAATGCTTGCAGGGCTTGCTTTCCGGGAAGGTAAAAGGGCTATGGATGACCTGCGAGCCAGGAGACCTGCCTGCTTGAGATGCCTTGCACTGTCTTCGGTGGGAAGCACAGTCAGGGTGGTAAAGACCGCTTACAAAAAAGAAGGGTTATTCTGCCCCTTTGCCCTGTAAAAGTAGCTTCTTTTCTTTTTGTATAAACTTGCAATTACAGGGTTTAAAAAAGCAAAATAAAGAGGTCTTTACTGCCTTGATTTATGTTAAATTTTTCTTAAAATGGCGGTAAAGACCTTTTGTTTTTTGTTTATCCTCTACAAGGCAAAATTTTTGCAAGGAGGTTGAAGTTTGATATGATTTCAGTGGTTGGTTTTCCAAGGATAGGTGAAAACAGAGAACTTAAAAAGTGGGTAGAAAGCTATCTTGATAAAAAGCTTTCAAAAGAACAGCTCATTCAAAATTCAAAAGAACTAAAAAAGAAACACTGGCAGATTCAAAAAGAGCATGGCATTGATTTGATTCCATCAAATGATTTTTCATTCTACGATACCTTTCTGGATCATGCAATGCTTGTAAATGCAATCCCTGCCGGGTACAAAAATCTTGGCAAAGAAGAGCTTGACACTTATTTTGCCTTGGCTAAAGGTTATCAGACACAAAATCTTGATTTAAAAGCACTTCCTATGAAAAAGTGGTTTTTTACAAACTATCACTACATTGTGCCAGAGATAACTTCTGATACCGAATTTAAACTTTCTTCAACAAAGCCTTTTGATGAGTTTGAAGAAGCACTTTCAATCGGAATTAAAACAAAACCTGTTATAATCGGTGCACTGACCTTCTTAAAACTTGCAAAGAAAATAGATGTTAGTATTTATGAAAAAGCTTTCTGGGTGAATCTTCTTTCTGTTTATATTCAAATACTGGACAGGTTTAAAACTCTTGGTGCTGAGTTTATCCAGATTGATGAACCGGTACTTGTGACAGATCTGACTCAAGCAGATATTGAGCTTTTTGATAATTTTTACAGGCAATTGCTTTCTCAAAAAGGCAATCTCAAAATCATACTTCAGACCTACTTTGGTGATATCAGAGACATCTATGAAAAACTTTTTACTCTTGATTTTGACGCTATTGGTCTTGACTTTGTGGATGGAAAATATAACCTGGAGCTTATCAAAAAGTTCGGGTATCCCAGAGGCAAGCTTTTAATAGCCGGAATTGTAAATGGAAGAAATGTGTTTAAAAATAGCTACAAAGAAAGTCTTGAGATTCTGAACACTCTCTCAAATTATGTTGACAAAAAGGATATTGTAATTTCAACATCATGCTCTTTGATGTTTGTCCCCTATTCTTTGAAATTTGAAACTCAGCTTGACAGCAGCAAAAAGAAGTATTTAGCCTTTGCAGAAGAAAAGCTAAAAGAGCTTAATGAATTAAACATTCTCTTTAATGATAAAAATTACACCCAGAACAGCTCATATATTTACAACACTCAGCTTTTTGAAGAAATGAAGGCAAATAAGTTCTCAGACATAAACACAGTTGTAAACAATCTCAGGGATGATGACTTTGAAAGAAAACCATGCTTTGAAGAAAGAATCAAAATACAAAAGGATGTTCTAAAGCTTCCAAAACTTCCTACAACCACGATAGGATCTTTTCCACAAACTCCAGATGTGCGAAAAGCAAGAAGCGAACTTAAAAATGGCAGGATAACATTTGAAGAATATGATAAATTTATCAAACAAAAAATTGAAAATGTCATAAAACTTCAGGAAGAAATAGGCTTGGACGTTCTGGTCCACGGTGAATACGAAAGAAACGACATGGTGGAGTTTTTTGGCGAAAACTTGGAAGGATTTATCATCACCAAAAATGGCTGGGTTCAATCTTACGGTACAAGGTGTGTAAAGCCACCAATCATATTTTCAGATATCAAAAGAAAAAGACCAATCACAGTTGAGTATATAAAATACGCACAAAGCCTTACTGCAAAGCCTGTAAAAGGAATTTTAACCGGACCTGTTACAATACTCAACTGGTCGTTTGTACGCGAAGACATACCGCTTAAAGATGTTGCATTTCAGCTTGCACTTGCAATAAAAGAGGAAGTGCTGGATCTTGAAAAAGAAGGAGTGAAGATTATTCAAATTGATGAAGCGGCATTGATTGAAAAGTTACCACTGAGAAAAGCATACCATAAAGATTACTTAGACTGGGCAATAAAAGCCTTCAAACTGACATGTTCCAAAGTAAAGCCTGAAACTCAAATTCATACCCATATGTGTTACAGCAACTTTGATGATCTTTTAGATGAAATTGCAAGGATGGATGTTGACGTCATCACATTCGAGGCTGCAAAGTCAGACTTTACAATTTTGGATAGCATTAAAAAGAGCAACTTGAAGTCTGAAGTGGGTCCCGGGGTGTTTGATGTCCACTCCCCAAGGATTGTGCCAAAAGAAGAAATGAAAGATCTCATTCTAAAGATGATTGAAAAAATTGGACTTGATCGACTGTGGATAAATCCTGACTGTGGTCTTAAGACAAGAAAGGAAGAAGAGGCTTTCCCCACTTTGCATAACATGGTTTTGGCAGCGTGGGAAGTTAGAAATAATTTATAGCAAATTTGGCTCTTCTCCCATAAAAGTAATAAAAGGCTGGGAAAATTTTCAGCATAAAACCCCCAGCCTTCTTTTTTTATGCTTTTCTGTATTTTTTTCTGAACTGATTGGGTGTCATGTTGCAAAGTTTCGTGAAGCACTGAATAAAATAGTCTGTGTCGTTGTACCCAACTGCCTGTGAAATTTCGTATATCTTCATATTAGTGGTCATCAAAAGCTTCTTTGCCTCTTCAATTCGTATCTTTTGCAAATAAGAGTTGAAATACATACCATGATGTTTCTTGAAAAGCTGCCCCAGGTACACAGGATTAAGATAAAACTTCTGCGCAACAGATTTGAGTGTCAAGTTTTTATTGTAGTTTTCCCTAATATACTTTTCAAGCTCGCTCATGATACCATTGGACAGGCTAATTTTCCAATGCTTGAACTTATTGAGTATTCCTTCACAAAACTTAATCATAACTTTTTCTATTTCCTCAACATTTGAAAACTCCAGCTTCAAGCCTGAAAACCACTCTATATAATCTTCCAGATTCAGTCCTATTTTATTAAAATAAGAGCTAATAGATACTACCACAAAGCTCAAATACGTCTTTAAAAAGTCAAGTTGATATCTTTCTTTTTTAATATCTTCCATCATCTCTTTAATTATCTTATGCAGGTCCCGGCTATCCTCTTCAATAGCTAAAATGAGTCTTCTATCATATTCTTTTGAATACAAGATCTCTTTTGAATTTGGCAGGTTATTGCTGTAAAATGTAATTCCTGTATGATTGTAAAAAAGTGAAAAGTTCAAAGAATATGCCGCTTCATAAATGGCCTCATAAAATTGGGTCAATTTTGTAATCTTTCTTGAAAAAGCAAACACAACCTCTTTAGCAAACTCAAGCATATTTTTTATTAACTGATATGCCTTTTTTATATCCTCTTCGGAGGTTGCAAATGTGTAGTACCTGCCTTCAATCTCTGAAAACTCATAAATAAGTCCATCTTTTCCCAGCTGCTCAAAGCACTCTTTAATTCTTGACAGCATATTTTCTATTTTCTCATCAAGAAAAAGGCTCAGCCAGTTAGACATTTCTTTAAAATAGATTATTCCAACATAAATCCCATTTTCTATCTTTATATTGCTGTTTTCTAAAGTTTTTTTAAAACCTTTCTCAAGCTCACTCAGATTTTCGCCTTCTTTTATTAGTTCTCTTCTCTTGAGTTTTGACTTTATTTTAAGGAGTGTGTCAACAAGCTCTTCCTCTTCAATGGGCTTTAATATATAATTTACAACACCGTGCTGGATAGCTTTTTTGGCATACTCAAAATCTGCATAACCACTGATAATTATCACTTCAGGCGGGTTTTTAATCTCCTTTTTAACCTTCTCAATAAGGTCAAGTCCGCCTAAAAGCGGAATTTTTATGTCACTGATGAGCACATCAACCTGCGTATCTTTCAAAAACTCAAAAGCAGAAAGACCATCTTCTGCCTCACCAACTATCTCAAACCCAAGCTCTCTCCAGTCAATCAAGTTTTTGAGCCCTTCTCTCATGAATACCTCATCTTCAACTATCAACACTCTGTATAGCATCTTGAAAGTCCCTCTTAAATGGAATTTTTATCGCAATTTTTAATCCGCCAAATTCACTTTTTAATATGTCAAAACTAAAATCTTTTTCATAAAACAGCTCCAGCCTTCTAAAAACGTTTTTTAGTCCTACACTATTTTTCTTTTCAGATGTAAGTCCTTTTATAGAACGAAGTAGTTCTGTTACCATACCATCCTCTAACCCTTTGCCATTATCCTCAACTGTTATTGCTATCATATCACCTTCTTTGAAAACCTTAATTACTATCTTTCCTTCACCTTTTATATTTTCTATCCCATGAACACATGCGTTCTCAACAAGGGGTTGTATTGTCATCTTGGGTATCTTTATTGACTTTACATCTTCCTGTACGTCAATCTCAAATTTTAGCTTTCCCCCAAATCTGTACTTTTGTATCTCAAGATAATCATAAATAGATGAGATTTCTTCTTCAATTGTTATAAGGTCATTTTCCCATCTTATACTCCTCTTTAGAAGCTTTGCAAGAAGTTTTATGGCATTGGCTGTTTCAAACTCCCTTTTGAGCATACTCCTCATACGGATTGTTTCCAGGGTGTTAAAAAGAAAATGAGGATTTATCTGGCTCTGAAGTGCATTTATCTCTGCCTGTTTCTTCTCAAGCGCCAGTTCTTTTTGCCTCAGCTTGTATTTTATTTCCTTCTCAAGAAGCTCTTTTATCTTCTGTGCCATGATATTGAACTCTTCTATAACCTGACCTATCTCATCTTTGCCTGCTTCAATCTTGATGCTTTCAAATTGTTGCTTTCGTGCCTTTTTGATGTGTTTTGCCAAAAGAGAAAGTCTTAAAACAACAGAGTTTGTTATCAAAAACAATGCAAAAAATGCCAGCATAAAGCACAGGATTACAATTGTAAGGTAAATTCTCTGATGCTTAAAAAGTTCTTTTGAAATCTCGCCGTCATCGGTTGTTATAATGTATCTCCAATTCTGAAAATAGGGAAGCTCTGTTGACAGCTGCCTTTCAAACACAATTGTTTGATTTTTTACTTCTTTCAGAAGGTCATCAAGTTTTCCAACCTGATTGTAATATAGTATGTCACTGAAGTATACTGTGTTTTTTTCATCAGCAATAAATACATGCCCCTGCCTGAAAGTGCTCAAAATACTATTAAGATACACTCTGTTCAAGTCAATTCTAAGAAATTTTTTAATTGTGCTATGCTGATATTTTGGAACATACTGTTCATAAAAATTCAGATTTAGCACAATAGAAACATACGGTTTTTCATTTTCAAGACCGCTTAGCACATAGAGATTTTTCCCACCCTTTTGAAAAAAACTTCTGTATTCATCTGTCAAAAACGCAAGTCCATCAGCATTAAGCAAAGTAGGATTGTCACTATATATGGTTATTTGGTAAACCTGCGGATACAATATTCTTGCATTCTGAAGTATGGGTTTTATGTTTTTTTCATACGCATCATAAAATTCCTCCACAGATAAGTACCGTGTATTTATCGTCTCAATTACCCTTGGATCAGAATATACAGTATACGCAAGATTAATTGCCAGCTCAATAGCCTTTTTAAAATTTGAAATTGTCATACTCGAAGCATTTTCAAGCTGACTGTGGAGTTTATCGTTTATATAATAATCAATCTGCGAAATAAACTGGCTGCTTAAAATCAAAAGCGGAATAAACACAAATACGAAAAATATAGAAAATATCTTTTTAAACAGCGGGATATTGTTCAAAATCCTAACAACTTTGCGCATGATTTCTCTATTATTTTTAAATCTCGAGGATATTGATTTAATTATACCACACATTTTATTATTCTTTTATACTACCAATTGTAAGCCCATGAATAAAATATCTTTGAAGAAATGGATATACAAAAAGTATAGGCAGTGTAGCAACAATTGTCATGGTTGCACGGATAGCAGTTGGCGTAACAGTTCTGCCAGAAGATGTAAGCGATGCAGAAAAGTCAGGGTTTGTTGATGCTGATTGTACAGATTGTAAAATTTTTTGAAGCTCAAACTGCAAGGTTGAAAGCTCTGGCTTGCCAGAATTATATAGGAATGTATCAAACCATGCATTCCACTGACCAACCGCAACCCAAAGTGTCACTGTTGCCAAAACCGGAAGACAGAGTGGCATTATTATCTGGAACAGTATCCTGTACTCGCTTGCTCCATCTATCTTTGCAGATTCAATTAAACTTTGCGGAAGTCCATCAATGTAACTTCTTATGACAATAATATTAAATGCACTTACCATTCCCGGCAAAATATACACCCAGAATGTACCAACAAGATGCAAATTTTTCATCAGTAAATAGGTGGGAATAAGACCACCACTAAAATACATTGTAAATACAATTACTCTTGAAATAAATCTTCTAAATATATAATCCTTTCTGCTAATACCATATGCAACCATTAAGCATGACAAAACATTTGTAAAACTTCCTATAACAGCTCTTAAGACTGAAATCAATGTTGCTTGATAAATGTTGGGATTGCTAAGAATAGTCCTGTAGTTATTCAATGTAAACTTTCTTGGCCAGAGGTATATACCACCTCTTATAGAATCCAGTGCATCATTTAATGAAATAGCAAGAATATTTAAAAAAGGATACAATGTTGCAATCATAACTATTATCATAACGGTATAAACTATTATATCAATTACAATATCCTCAGTTGTCCTGTACTTTACTGCCTTTCCCACTTCGAAAACACCTCTTTTTAAAGATTTTAGAATACCCTTTCACCTTCACCAATCTTAGATGCTATTCTGTTAGCTGTTGTGACAAGAATCAAGCTAACAACAGAGTTAAAAATACCGGCTGCTGTTGCATACGACCATCTGCCACTGCCAATACCATACCTCAAAATGTATGTCTCAAGAATATCTGAATAATCTAAGGTTGATGGTCTTTGCAAAAAGTACATCTGCTCAAATCCAGCATTCAAAATCCAACCAACAT
The Caldicellulosiruptor morganii DNA segment above includes these coding regions:
- the metE gene encoding 5-methyltetrahydropteroyltriglutamate--homocysteine S-methyltransferase; translated protein: MISVVGFPRIGENRELKKWVESYLDKKLSKEQLIQNSKELKKKHWQIQKEHGIDLIPSNDFSFYDTFLDHAMLVNAIPAGYKNLGKEELDTYFALAKGYQTQNLDLKALPMKKWFFTNYHYIVPEITSDTEFKLSSTKPFDEFEEALSIGIKTKPVIIGALTFLKLAKKIDVSIYEKAFWVNLLSVYIQILDRFKTLGAEFIQIDEPVLVTDLTQADIELFDNFYRQLLSQKGNLKIILQTYFGDIRDIYEKLFTLDFDAIGLDFVDGKYNLELIKKFGYPRGKLLIAGIVNGRNVFKNSYKESLEILNTLSNYVDKKDIVISTSCSLMFVPYSLKFETQLDSSKKKYLAFAEEKLKELNELNILFNDKNYTQNSSYIYNTQLFEEMKANKFSDINTVVNNLRDDDFERKPCFEERIKIQKDVLKLPKLPTTTIGSFPQTPDVRKARSELKNGRITFEEYDKFIKQKIENVIKLQEEIGLDVLVHGEYERNDMVEFFGENLEGFIITKNGWVQSYGTRCVKPPIIFSDIKRKRPITVEYIKYAQSLTAKPVKGILTGPVTILNWSFVREDIPLKDVAFQLALAIKEEVLDLEKEGVKIIQIDEAALIEKLPLRKAYHKDYLDWAIKAFKLTCSKVKPETQIHTHMCYSNFDDLLDEIARMDVDVITFEAAKSDFTILDSIKKSNLKSEVGPGVFDVHSPRIVPKEEMKDLILKMIEKIGLDRLWINPDCGLKTRKEEEAFPTLHNMVLAAWEVRNNL
- a CDS encoding response regulator transcription factor translates to MLYRVLIVEDEVFMREGLKNLIDWRELGFEIVGEAEDGLSAFEFLKDTQVDVLISDIKIPLLGGLDLIEKVKKEIKNPPEVIIISGYADFEYAKKAIQHGVVNYILKPIEEEELVDTLLKIKSKLKRRELIKEGENLSELEKGFKKTLENSNIKIENGIYVGIIYFKEMSNWLSLFLDEKIENMLSRIKECFEQLGKDGLIYEFSEIEGRYYTFATSEEDIKKAYQLIKNMLEFAKEVVFAFSRKITKLTQFYEAIYEAAYSLNFSLFYNHTGITFYSNNLPNSKEILYSKEYDRRLILAIEEDSRDLHKIIKEMMEDIKKERYQLDFLKTYLSFVVVSISSYFNKIGLNLEDYIEWFSGLKLEFSNVEEIEKVMIKFCEGILNKFKHWKISLSNGIMSELEKYIRENYNKNLTLKSVAQKFYLNPVYLGQLFKKHHGMYFNSYLQKIRIEEAKKLLMTTNMKIYEISQAVGYNDTDYFIQCFTKLCNMTPNQFRKKYRKA
- a CDS encoding sensor histidine kinase, encoding MRKVVRILNNIPLFKKIFSIFFVFVFIPLLILSSQFISQIDYYINDKLHSQLENASSMTISNFKKAIELAINLAYTVYSDPRVIETINTRYLSVEEFYDAYEKNIKPILQNARILYPQVYQITIYSDNPTLLNADGLAFLTDEYRSFFQKGGKNLYVLSGLENEKPYVSIVLNLNFYEQYVPKYQHSTIKKFLRIDLNRVYLNSILSTFRQGHVFIADEKNTVYFSDILYYNQVGKLDDLLKEVKNQTIVFERQLSTELPYFQNWRYIITTDDGEISKELFKHQRIYLTIVILCFMLAFFALFLITNSVVLRLSLLAKHIKKARKQQFESIKIEAGKDEIGQVIEEFNIMAQKIKELLEKEIKYKLRQKELALEKKQAEINALQSQINPHFLFNTLETIRMRSMLKREFETANAIKLLAKLLKRSIRWENDLITIEEEISSIYDYLEIQKYRFGGKLKFEIDVQEDVKSIKIPKMTIQPLVENACVHGIENIKGEGKIVIKVFKEGDMIAITVEDNGKGLEDGMVTELLRSIKGLTSEKKNSVGLKNVFRRLELFYEKDFSFDILKSEFGGLKIAIKIPFKRDFQDAIQSVDS
- a CDS encoding carbohydrate ABC transporter permease translates to MIIVMIATLYPFLNILAISLNDALDSIRGGIYLWPRKFTLNNYRTILSNPNIYQATLISVLRAVIGSFTNVLSCLMVAYGISRKDYIFRRFISRVIVFTMYFSGGLIPTYLLMKNLHLVGTFWVYILPGMVSAFNIIVIRSYIDGLPQSLIESAKIDGASEYRILFQIIMPLCLPVLATVTLWVAVGQWNAWFDTFLYNSGKPELSTLQFELQKILQSVQSASTNPDFSASLTSSGRTVTPTAIRATMTIVATLPILFVYPFLQRYFIHGLTIGSIKE